One genomic region from Nostoc sphaeroides encodes:
- the hypB gene encoding hydrogenase nickel incorporation protein HypB has protein sequence MCVTCGCSDDGEIKITNLETDEAEHHHTHTLPDGTVITHSHSHDTHIEAPQIHAKIHNTTISLEQDILAKNNLLAAQNRGWFKGRNILALNLMSSPGAGKTTLLTRTINDLKHQLSISVIEGDQETANDAKKIKETGSKVIQINTGTGCHLDASMIERGLQQLNPPLNSVVMIENVGNLVCPALFDLGEQAKVVILSVTEGEDKPLKYPHIFRASDIMILTKIDLLPYVDFDVQKCIDYARQINPQIQIFQVSATSNTGLEKWYAWLIENLKNCQH, from the coding sequence ATGTGTGTAACCTGCGGTTGTTCTGATGATGGCGAAATAAAAATCACAAATTTAGAAACAGATGAAGCTGAACATCATCATACTCACACTTTACCAGATGGAACTGTTATTACTCACTCCCACAGTCATGACACTCATATAGAAGCGCCTCAAATTCATGCCAAAATACACAACACAACAATATCTTTAGAACAGGATATATTAGCAAAAAATAACCTACTAGCTGCCCAAAATCGGGGATGGTTTAAAGGTCGAAATATTCTCGCCTTAAATTTGATGAGTTCTCCTGGTGCAGGGAAAACAACTCTTTTAACGCGAACTATCAATGATTTAAAGCATCAATTATCTATTAGTGTCATTGAAGGCGACCAAGAAACTGCTAACGATGCCAAAAAAATTAAAGAAACAGGTTCTAAAGTCATCCAAATAAACACCGGAACAGGTTGTCATTTAGATGCCTCAATGATAGAAAGAGGTTTACAACAACTGAATCCGCCTCTAAATTCTGTTGTGATGATTGAAAATGTCGGAAATTTGGTTTGTCCAGCCTTATTTGATTTGGGAGAACAGGCAAAAGTGGTAATTCTCTCCGTCACAGAGGGAGAAGATAAGCCGCTAAAATACCCGCATATATTCCGTGCTAGTGATATCATGATTCTCACGAAAATCGATTTGCTACCTTATGTAGATTTTGATGTTCAAAAGTGCATAGATTATGCTAGACAAATAAATCCCCAAATTCAGATTTTTCAGGTTTCTGCAACTTCTAATACTGGCTTAGAAAAATGGTATGCGTGGCTAATTGAAAACTTAAAAAATTGTCAGCATTAA
- the hypA gene encoding hydrogenase maturation nickel metallochaperone HypA, whose product MHELGITQNIVAIVTEHAKGAKVQRVLLEIGKLSAIMPDAIRFCFDICTQGTVLEGAMLEILEIPGLGRCRQCGAEIFLDKPFGICNCGSVRLDLITGEELKIKEIEIEELCV is encoded by the coding sequence ATGCACGAACTTGGAATAACCCAAAATATTGTGGCAATTGTGACTGAACATGCCAAAGGTGCAAAAGTACAGCGAGTTTTATTAGAAATCGGCAAACTTTCAGCCATCATGCCCGATGCTATCCGATTTTGTTTTGATATTTGCACTCAAGGCACAGTTTTAGAAGGGGCGATGTTAGAAATTTTGGAAATTCCTGGATTAGGGCGATGTCGCCAATGTGGTGCAGAAATTTTTTTAGATAAACCTTTTGGAATCTGTAACTGTGGTAGCGTGCGATTAGATTTAATTACTGGTGAAGAACTGAAAATTAAAGAAATAGAAATCGAGGAATTATGTGTGTAA
- the hypE gene encoding hydrogenase expression/formation protein HypE, whose product MNISPTNPIQKIEKIRRRQTKVQDTHITLAHGSGGKAMRDLIDDIFVSNFDNPILSQLEDQASFNLAPLLQQGDRLAFTTDSYVVDPLFFPGSDIGELAVNGTVNDLAVSGAKPLYLTCSVILEEGLPVETLRRVAASMKIAAEKAGIQIVTGDTKVVHRGAADKLFINTAGIGIIPRGVNISAHNIKPGDAVIINGEIGNHGTAILIARGELALETNIESDCQPLHSLVETILHTCPQIHAMRDATRGGLATVLNEFALSSDVGIRLFEESIPVREEVNGVCEILGLDPLYLANEGKLVVVVPKKNAETVLSAMKLHPAGKDACIIGEVIPSPAGIVLLKTAFGAERIVDMLVGDQLPRIC is encoded by the coding sequence ATGAACATTTCCCCCACAAACCCAATCCAAAAAATAGAAAAAATCCGCCGCCGCCAAACTAAAGTACAAGACACTCATATAACTCTCGCACATGGTAGCGGTGGTAAAGCCATGCGTGATTTAATAGATGATATCTTTGTCAGCAATTTTGATAACCCCATTCTCTCACAACTAGAAGACCAAGCCAGCTTCAACCTAGCCCCTCTCCTCCAACAAGGAGACAGACTCGCATTTACAACAGATTCATACGTTGTAGACCCATTATTTTTCCCCGGTAGTGATATAGGAGAATTAGCCGTAAACGGTACAGTTAATGATTTAGCTGTCAGTGGTGCTAAACCTTTATATCTAACTTGTAGCGTAATTTTAGAAGAAGGATTACCCGTAGAAACCTTGCGGCGTGTTGCAGCCAGCATGAAAATAGCCGCAGAAAAAGCTGGTATTCAAATTGTCACTGGTGACACAAAAGTTGTACATCGTGGTGCTGCCGATAAACTCTTTATTAATACTGCTGGTATTGGTATCATTCCACGAGGAGTTAACATTTCCGCTCACAATATTAAACCTGGAGATGCCGTAATAATTAATGGTGAAATAGGCAATCATGGGACAGCAATTTTAATTGCCCGTGGCGAGTTAGCCTTAGAGACTAATATTGAAAGTGATTGTCAGCCATTACATAGTTTAGTAGAAACTATTCTCCATACATGTCCCCAAATTCATGCTATGCGAGATGCTACCCGCGGTGGTTTAGCTACAGTACTAAATGAATTCGCCCTCAGTTCCGATGTGGGAATTCGTCTCTTTGAAGAATCTATTCCAGTGCGGGAAGAAGTCAACGGAGTTTGCGAAATTCTCGGTTTAGACCCTTTATATTTAGCTAATGAAGGTAAGTTAGTTGTAGTGGTTCCAAAAAAGAATGCTGAAACTGTTTTATCAGCTATGAAATTACACCCAGCAGGCAAAGATGCTTGTATTATTGGCGAAGTTATTCCTTCACCCGCAGGTATCGTATTATTAAAAACTGCTTTTGGTGCTGAAAGAATTGTTGATATGTTAGTAGGCGACCAATTACCGCGAATTTGTTAA
- a CDS encoding transposase — MSKPADISTKRLISLAPDNWVKWVTQIPDVIVGEILNSEFQWVSRQSDVLIRFENPQYGKFLVVNELQLRYKPKMPRRMRAYAALAEEKYNLPTYPVLINILKGSNTEIPTTFTSNVVGLRATQDYRVINLWEVDVNTVFETPLPSLIPFVPILKGGENEVVIREALQILRQDEQLNQLETVLAFFATFVIESALVQEIMRWDMAVLRESPWYQEILREGEARGEARGEARGEARGEARGRREELYSGIELALEIKFGTPGLDLMPIIYQITDLQRLKVIQQAIKTLNTVEELQRVCD; from the coding sequence ATGTCCAAACCTGCTGATATCAGCACTAAACGCCTAATCAGTCTTGCACCCGATAACTGGGTAAAATGGGTAACACAAATTCCCGATGTTATTGTAGGTGAAATTCTCAACTCAGAATTTCAGTGGGTTAGTAGACAAAGTGATGTACTTATCCGTTTCGAGAATCCGCAGTATGGAAAATTTTTAGTTGTCAATGAATTACAACTGCGCTATAAACCGAAAATGCCACGACGGATGCGTGCTTATGCAGCTCTAGCTGAAGAAAAATATAATTTACCTACCTATCCAGTATTAATCAATATTCTTAAAGGAAGTAACACAGAAATACCTACAACATTTACATCAAATGTTGTAGGTTTAAGAGCAACTCAAGATTATCGGGTGATTAACCTATGGGAAGTTGATGTAAATACTGTCTTTGAGACACCATTACCATCCTTAATTCCATTTGTACCCATCCTCAAAGGCGGTGAAAACGAGGTTGTAATTCGAGAAGCCTTGCAAATTCTGCGTCAGGATGAACAATTAAATCAACTTGAAACAGTTTTGGCTTTTTTTGCTACGTTTGTAATAGAGAGTGCCCTAGTCCAAGAAATTATGAGGTGGGATATGGCTGTGTTGCGTGAGTCGCCTTGGTATCAAGAAATTTTACGTGAAGGAGAAGCACGCGGGGAGGCACGCGGGGAAGCACGCGGAGAAGCACGCGGAGAAGCACGCGGACGACGAGAGGAATTATATTCAGGTATTGAATTGGCACTGGAGATTAAATTTGGGACTCCTGGCTTAGATTTAATGCCAATCATTTACCAAATCACAGATTTACAGCGATTAAAAGTGATTCAACAGGCTATCAAAACCCTAAATACAGTTGAGGAATTACAGCGAGTTTGTGATTGA